The sequence TCCATTACAAATATCAtcattaatattattaataataatactgCAACTGATGATGCTTTTGAAATTAGCTTTCCCATCTGCTTGCTGATTCTTTTTAGtcaagtatttatttatattaattttttgaatctgTTTTTAGTCAAATAATACTGCCTCTAtctgtgtgtgtatatatatggaAAAACACATTCAAAATATAATTCTAGAGGTTTCAGTAAGAATCTTCTTGTaagatttttatttgtatttcgATGCACGTCAAGTCAAATATTTCGTATATATCTTTTATTCTGAGCTCGGGATTGTGGATTGCATATATgatatttcattttgaattttcaaattaaGTTTTCATAATATATCTACTTTTTTTAACTAGAATATTTTAAGAAAGAAATATTTCGTTTTAATGCAcacaattaaatttattaatactTGTCAAATTAAAGATATTGCCACATGCTGTGAAaactttgatttgaattgacaACCGGACGTAACCAAATGAGTATGGACTTGCGATCAACAAAATTTTAATAGggttaattttaaatatttatttttttttgtatgaaCTTCATTCTAAATATGGAAttgaagaataaagaataaattGCACGATTTATAGCAAGATTGATAGGTGAAAAGCTGAAAGCATCTTAAATTTTTAATTGGTGTGTTTAAGTGTTGATTTGGAAAATGGAGCTATATTTGTATTTTGTTCTTTATATTTGGGTAACTGGTTAATTAAATATGTACTTGatatatacataaaattttatattcattattaaaTTCAACGCCCcaattcttaattttatttacatACCAAATGGATTATTCTATCAGAATTATCATCATATAATTAAACTTtaattaatacatatatatatatatatatatatatatatatatatattacatgcattaatgcatatatatacacgatatatatttattgacaACATATATAGATAGGACTAtatgaaaatatgaatattggCCATTGGGCACTTAATTATTAGTTCTAAGAGGCAAAGAAGGCCAAGGGTCCAACAATGGCAGCATTAATATACGTCGCAGGTTCGGAATGAGAGAAATCCGTTCGATCGTCGGAGTAAAAATCATTCTGATCCGGACCTCCAACAACGGCTCCGGTGAGGGTATTCGGGTTCGGATTTGGTGTGTAATAGAATGGTTGGAACCCTGCCTCACACCCGAACGGCTGCGGTCGAACTCGTACCGAAGGCAGCGAGGATCCTCTGTGGTGAATTCGTTTTGGATAATTTGCACCATATCCCACCATGTATGACATTTTCATTGGATTTTCCCCAAGTATATAGTCCATCTGCACGCATAGTTTAAAGGGGTCGTATGAtgttaaaaattaaaaggctttagtgatatatatatatatatatatatggaaaataagttttttggtccattcaCTTGtgcatgttttggttttggtccattaattttTTCGATGTGAGTTTTAGTAccctaactttgcattttcagtgttttttggtccaactggaTACGTGCcaatttttgattggtccatggCTGATGACATAGATCAATCAgaagttgacacgtatgcagttggaccaaaaaacactgaaaatgcaaagttaatatatcaaaactcatataaagAAAATTAGTAccggaccaaaaaacttattttctatatatatatatatatatatatatatatatatatatgtatcaatCGCGTACTTGTTTTCTGGCTAGGCTTCGTAAGGTCTGTTGCGTGACTCGAAGTTGGTTTCCGCAGTAGAAAGAGTTGTTGGAAGTGGCCATGTATTTGGAGTACGTGGTGAGCAAGAAGGAAATGGAGGTGACATATTGGAGATTACTTTGACTCAGTTTCCACATCAATCCTCCTGCTGTGTACTGTGTCGTGGATGAAGGCGAGTTTGGTAGTATTCTGCAAATGAACTCTTCGGTCCGCTGCCTGAAATTTTCGAATCCCTTGTTCTTATCCACCAAATTTCTCTGCATGCATGGTCAATATCAATGTTAATTTTCAtgcaaaatttgattttataactTTCCAAATTAAAGCAAACGGGAATCATGCACGCACCCTGGCAAGGAGAACACGAGCGCCTGCATACTTGTTGTCCCAGCTGAATATGTCGGTTCCATCGTTGGCCCCCAATGATCTTATCACGTTCACGTAATAAGCATCGTTTGTAGCTCTAAAAAGCCATGCAGCTCCCCATAACAACTCATCCTGataatcattaattaattatataaggATTTGCAAGGGATATGATTTGATGCTCCTAATTAATTGATAGAGTGTTCAAGTTGGTAGAGTAGATGAACTATTGGCCAAATGTCAGccttcttggactagcctgtcacaAAGGActtgcctagtgtggtttatctggaggctattgcgttagtttgGGGGGTTATCCAGTGCACACCGAAGGTATCGGTTGCGGGTTcccacataaaaaaaaaaaaaaaaaaaaaaggatatgatttgatattttGATCGTATATGGTGTGGGATAGAGAGGTACCGTATAGCCAGAATAAGAGCAATAAAATGGGCAAACGGCGGAGCCGAGCGAGTCGCTGTATGAACCTCTGTATTTCAAAGCGAAATCCATGACATTCCTTGCAGTTATGAGAAGTGATCTTGAATAATTTGGGTCAACTTTCCGAAAGACGATGGAGGCAGCAGCCAAAGCAGCCGCGGTTTCTCCGGCCACGTCGGATCCGGGATTGCTCGGAGACACGGAATAAACACTCCGAGCCGGATTACTGGCGGCGTCCATATCCTCAGGCCTTATCCAACACCTGTGGTCCGCATTTGGATCCCCCACGCCAACGTAAAGCTTACCGGGCGTGGCCCTGGCACACTTCAAAAGGTAGTCGGCGGCCCAGCGGATCGCCGCCCGAGTTTCTGGTAACTGTGGCCCTAGTTTCCTAGCGTACTCCATCGCCCCCCATGATAACATCGTGGTCGTGAAGGCCATCGGAAAGTTGAACTTGACGTTGTCTCCCCCATCATAATATCCACCGGTTAAGTCCACCTAGGTAAACAtgttgttaaaaaaataaattaaacccgAAAACTAACTCAATGTGGTAGGATTATCTTTGTCTATATATTAAAATCCCAAGATATTTACTCAACTGATGTGAGACACAACTAACACATCTCTCATGAACGAAATGAGTACTAGAACGTGGGATCTGATCACATGTTAAAATTTGCATTTGGACCTAACTcaacctcaaaagctagctcaaggggGTAGATAGCATGTTAGGTTATACACAGTTACGTACACGTTATATTTGAAGTTATAAAACTATTTCATTGAAGAGATCTTTCTATTAGTATGCgagataattttaaattaaaactaAGAGGTAACAGATAATCGTGTGCAAAAAAGGGTATATATTTTGAGGAAGAAAAAGATATGCAAACATAGAATGAGATTGTACATGGGCTGGTTGACCATCCAAAAGTGCAGAATCGACCCTCCAAGTAATTTGTTGAGCCGGGGGTGGAGGGAGCCTTCCTGATCTCTGGCCTTGGAAGAACAAAAGGGACTTTGCAAGTGCATCCCTATAATTGGGATTATTATTCCCGGCTTCCACTATTGTACAAAATTTGCAGAGTACGAAGCAACTGGTTAATAACAAGAAGATCAGAGAGGTCATTGAATTGTTGGCACCATTCCTTATAAATATTATCATTGTCATCCTTTCAATTGACCCAATCTCCGAGGATATTAGGTACATGCATGCTGGCCGGCTTTATATAGGCGAGAAACGTAAATTTAGGCTTTTGCAATCAAGTGAAGTTAACTTTTGTTAATTAATGTAATAATTGATACATACTTATATATTCACTCACACGCATCGGTTGTATGTGTACGTAGACTTGAGTGTTTTCAAACTTAAAATATGGATTTTATTAATCATATGTATCCGAAGTCTACACATCTTTTCTTGGTTACGAAATGTCCGAAATTAGTACGATCGAATTGCGCCAACCAAATTAGTGGAGTATGTATACCCGAGACAAATGCCTTCAAAATATGACCTCGAGCTAGGAGGGAGGGGGGGAAAATTACGCCCATAATATATGCTTCTTGCAAGAAACGAAATGTCGCACGTACGCCTTTGATCGCGGAGCCCTaactttatattattattacttaAATTAAACAATATATTCAATATCTTAGGATACATATTATGGCCCGTTCTTTATGGCtaagattttgatttttcttccaGCCTttaatttggaaaattttataTCCACGAAAACTTGAATTTAAGTCATAAGATGATTGGTTTTGACACAGACAAATTGTGTATAATAATAGCCTTTTTAGTATGTCTAAAACATAAAAGCTTCCCTGTGTAATCACATTTTTGCATTAATAAGGTTTTGCATGTATTTACAGAATTGTGATTTTAAGGTAATTAAGTTTCTAATTAATTTCCCATCTTTATGGGCGCATAAAAATATTACGACGCCACATTAATATATgtaaaatgataaaaataaataaataagtaaataaatataGGGCTAGTGCAATGAAAAATGGTGGGTCAACTGGTTATTTTAAATCTCAAGAGTTAACGTCGGCTTTAAAGATAAATTAATTGGATCAAATTAAAGGATCGGAAATGTATATGTGATCATGGTGTTAGCGAAAAGTTGAAGCAAATGGGGCCTTCGAATACTCGagtttatattttgttttttaaaatgttaaatATATCATTCAAAAAAAATGTTAAATATAAATGCTATTAATATTTACAAtgcattagatttttttttaattctacgttgtttattattattattattattattattattattattattattattattattattatgaaaaaGTGGTTACCACTATTTATTCCACTCTAGCTAGCTAGGTTCTTAGGAATGTAAGTGTTtgcaataattaaaaaaattattattggtTTTTGGCTTAAACAGATAAGTTTAGTGTGTTTACTTAAGTCCATATTTTGTGATAATTTAGCTTATAATTTAACTGAAATATAGAAGTAATGTTTACAAATGCTTAAAActgaatatgatatttttttacaaaagtTTGAATTGCCGGAAACTAGTGTGATGTACTGATGTTGTTTCTGCTTCTGCAAAGAGATTCTGGTTATTTTTTGTATACAaatcatttatttataaaaaattgtcAATTCTTTTTACAAACACATCCCATTCTAATTTTTTCTACTTATTCATAAtctattattttaatcatttcTACAACAAAACTTTGCAAACACTACTGTCGTAGGATTAATAGACTTAAATAAAATTCCATTTCAGGCATGAGAATTAAAATTCGTTGCGGCCAAAGTTTAATATTTGTACTGAAAAACGGCTCTTGTTGGAAGTGATTATTAATTAAGGGTGTATtgattctagatttttaatgaCTATTGTGGAGTTTTAAAGTTTAGAGGTATTCAATCTAGTTTTTTATATACTCAATAAAAGTTTAGTGGTATTCAAGATGAACATTTATAGAGTTTTAAAAATTCATTTGATATTCAaacttgaatttttaaaaactcaatAAAAATCTGGAGGtattcaaaatgtcaataaacttttaaaaactccATAAAATTCTATTAAGTACGAGAATTAAAACCTTAAGTACAACAATAAAACGTTAAAAATGATCATTGAAAAGAATTCATGCGTGGTGGATGCATATCATAACGAATTGGGCTAGACCGCTTCTCCTCTGGGTTACAATAAGTAATAGGCCAGTGCCCAGTGGGTTGTGTATCAATTGATGAGCCCAATACAATAATACACAAATTAAAGTGGcatgtattatattattatttttttaattttttaatttctattattgttattattattatcattattatatttatatttatatatttaaaagtaGGGTTGCACATGGTTGTcctgatttttataaaatagtagtaattaatatatatatatatatatatagttacaATATATACACTACATGAATATGATTTTAAAACAACCCACATGGATAAGCACGTGACTTGAAAGTCCTTGTGTTCTAAATTTAGCAACTCTTCCATGATTTCTTAAACTCAACTTCGATTTCAAGCCAACTCCATCTTCGAATTTCCTTTTCCTCCGTCATATGACATATTTATTCATCGATATATTTATATGAATACATTTTATTTGTACATGTACGTGTACATGTGTTTCTGTATAGACATGTATTATGAATATGCATACAACATACACGCATATATCGGTTATGCCTTATattgaaatttgcatgaaattaattaaaaccCAATCGCTTATAtaattgatttgattgaattaTTCCAACAAAATAGAGACATGGAAAATTTGTGATTTTTTGATCATATATATTTCTCAATTTGCAATTTTGATCTTCTATTTTATCAACGTTCATATTTAGCCCGCGTTATTTGTTATTCTGGTCAATTTTTCAACACAATGTTGATATGGTATCAACGTCATATTATCCAAGTGTGCAGTCCTACATCAGAACTCCAGATGAAAAAcgactaaaattgcaaaaaaatcgAAGATACAACATGACtggttaaaattaaattttggtaACACATAGGATGGAAAATCCCACGAGACAAATATACCGAAGGACCATTATGACTTTGCTGAAAATATATAGTTGGTATCTAGGTCGATCGATCAAATTTTTGAAACAATAATAAGTAACTTAAATTGGTAAATATTTGgatttttagttaattagaagaAATAGTATTTGCATATACGTGACAGACTTAAAATCTAGATCATATCTGAAGTTCCGCCCCAACTAACTATGCACACTTTCAAAATTTACAAGAAATAGCATTGCATATACGTGACATGGTATACGTATGTGTTTGcttgtatatataaatatatacacTTTTTATCTTCTTTGCTTAAAGGGGgaattgaaaaaaaaaggaGTACGTTAAATTGGTCATCCACCGTTATATTTTTATACTCCACCGAAACTTTCATCTTTTCCCGCAACAAATAACATTTTTCTAGTTTATATTTCTATATTTAGTATCCTCCATATCAGTATAAATACTCATGCATGCAACCAACTACTAATCACAACTACTCAAATCAACTAACCTCTTCAAACAAATACATACTCCATCGAGTGTTACGCTAAAATGGCTGCTTCTTGTTTCATTGCAAGAAGGGCCTTCGTTAATTTTTACGATCGTTTGCTTCTTTTGGCCATTCTTATTGGTAGCTGCGGCAACATGGTCCTGTGTGACAATGTTGACAACAAGAACTTGGGGTTCGTCAGAACAAGAGGCCCTCATTTTATCCTGAATGGCTCGCCCTTTCTGTTCAACGGGTTCAACTCGTATTGGATGATGCACGTGGCGGCCGACCCGAGCGAGAGATACAAAGTTTCTGAGGTGTTGAGAGAAGCCTCGGCCGCCGGTCTCACTGTTTGCAGGACTTGGGCTTTCAGCGACGGCGGCGATCGCCCTCTGCAGATATCCCCTGGAACCTATGACGAACGTGTTTTTCAGGTAATACCATGAATACACAGTCGAACTAGAGATTTATATATCACAAGCTAATAGATTCTTACACGTATGTATTCAGGGTCTTGATTTTGTGGTCT comes from Henckelia pumila isolate YLH828 chromosome 4, ASM3356847v2, whole genome shotgun sequence and encodes:
- the LOC140862936 gene encoding endoglucanase 3-like isoform X2 — translated: MAFTTTMLSWGAMEYARKLGPQLPETRAAIRWAADYLLKCARATPGKLYVGVGDPNADHRCWIRPEDMDAASNPARSVYSVSPSNPGSDVAGETAAALAAASIVFRKVDPNYSRSLLITARNVMDFALKYRGSYSDSLGSAVCPFYCSYSGYTDELLWGAAWLFRATNDAYYVNVIRSLGANDGTDIFSWDNKYAGARVLLARGFENFRQRTEEFICRILPNSPSSTTQYTAGGLMWKLSQSNLQYVTSISFLLTTYSKYMATSNNSFYCGNQLRVTQQTLRSLARKQMDYILGENPMKMSYMVGYGANYPKRIHHRGSSLPSVRVRPQPFGCEAGFQPFYYTPNPNPNTLTGAVVGGPDQNDFYSDDRTDFSHSEPATYINAAIVGPLAFFAS
- the LOC140862936 gene encoding endoglucanase 3-like isoform X1, with amino-acid sequence MAFTTTMLSWGAMEYARKLGPQLPETRAAIRWAADYLLKCARATPGKLYVGVGDPNADHRCWIRPEDMDAASNPARSVYSVSPSNPGSDVAGETAAALAAASIVFRKVDPNYSRSLLITARNVMDFALKYRGSYSDSLGSAVCPFYCSYSGYTDELLWGAAWLFRATNDAYYVNVIRSLGANDGTDIFSWDNKYAGARVLLARRNLVDKNKGFENFRQRTEEFICRILPNSPSSTTQYTAGGLMWKLSQSNLQYVTSISFLLTTYSKYMATSNNSFYCGNQLRVTQQTLRSLARKQMDYILGENPMKMSYMVGYGANYPKRIHHRGSSLPSVRVRPQPFGCEAGFQPFYYTPNPNPNTLTGAVVGGPDQNDFYSDDRTDFSHSEPATYINAAIVGPLAFFAS